Proteins from a single region of bacterium:
- a CDS encoding nitroreductase family protein: MKIDTEAVDLALTTTRAVRKRLDLERPVDDQIILDCIDIAEQAPTGGNQTSRRWIVVRDPEIKQELARLYREVVGGFMLEARDRLEGTDHPRARTVSSSAYLVEHLAEVPAIVIPTIVGRHDGSGAPGLFDSVIQSGWSFCVALRARGLGTTWTTAILAKAPELKELLGIPAEITEIAMFPVAWTKGTDFRPARRTPARDITFFDGYGRIYESGPGSSATMAAGPGMVVETDIAAEVDEVWAAVTDIDLPAQFSDEFTGANWDEGFDGPALGAVFTGRNHLEAMGDWEVPCFVDVCEEPTAFGWCTSDPDNPGARWRFELQPLMGGGTRLLYRLLLGPGPSGLNMFIEQNPNKEHRIIANRLRVHRVNMQRVIDGIKAHIEAAAG, encoded by the coding sequence ATGAAGATTGACACGGAAGCGGTGGATCTGGCCCTGACCACGACCAGGGCGGTGCGGAAGCGGCTGGATCTAGAGCGACCGGTGGACGACCAGATCATCCTCGACTGCATCGACATCGCCGAGCAGGCCCCCACCGGGGGCAACCAGACCAGCCGCCGTTGGATCGTGGTGCGCGATCCGGAGATCAAACAGGAGCTGGCCCGGCTTTACCGCGAGGTGGTGGGCGGCTTCATGCTCGAGGCTCGCGACCGCTTGGAGGGCACCGATCATCCCCGGGCCAGAACGGTGAGTTCGTCCGCCTATCTGGTGGAGCACCTGGCCGAGGTGCCAGCGATTGTTATTCCCACCATCGTGGGCCGTCACGACGGCAGCGGCGCGCCCGGCTTGTTCGACTCGGTCATCCAGAGCGGGTGGAGCTTCTGTGTTGCTTTGCGGGCCCGGGGGTTGGGCACCACTTGGACCACGGCCATCCTGGCCAAGGCCCCCGAGTTGAAGGAGCTGCTGGGCATCCCCGCAGAGATCACCGAGATCGCCATGTTCCCGGTGGCCTGGACCAAGGGCACCGACTTCCGACCCGCTCGCCGTACCCCAGCCCGAGACATCACCTTTTTCGACGGCTACGGCCGCATCTACGAGTCGGGGCCGGGATCATCGGCGACGATGGCCGCCGGTCCCGGAATGGTGGTGGAGACCGACATCGCGGCCGAGGTGGACGAAGTCTGGGCCGCAGTCACCGACATCGACCTGCCGGCGCAGTTCTCCGACGAGTTCACTGGGGCAAATTGGGACGAGGGTTTCGACGGCCCTGCCCTGGGGGCTGTGTTCACCGGCCGCAATCACCTAGAGGCGATGGGCGACTGGGAGGTCCCCTGCTTTGTGGACGTGTGCGAAGAGCCCACGGCCTTCGGCTGGTGTACCTCCGATCCCGACAATCCCGGCGCTAGGTGGCGCTTTGAGCTCCAGCCCCTTATGGGCGGCGGCACCCGGCTGCTGTACCGCCTCCTCCTCGGCCCCGGCCCCTCGGGTCTCAACATGTTCATCGAACAGAACCCCAACAAAGAGCACCGGATCATCGCCAATCGCCTCCGAGTCCACCGGGTCAACATGCAGCGGGTAATAGACGGCATCAAAGCCCACATCGAGGCCGCCGCCGGCTAG
- a CDS encoding MATE family efflux transporter encodes MKGLLGLHKSPYDREIARLAIPALGALIAEPLYTLADTAVVGRLGTPHLGGLAVASQVLLGALSLFIFLAYGTTAAVGRLIGAGDHYRAAQQAVQGLWLAAAVGAVLAAAAYVFADPLLRILGADGEVLAQGRIYLRISLFGLPGMLITLAGVGYLRGLQDTLRPLKVAVFTAGLNLALELVLIYGLGFGIGASALSTVVAQWLAAGAYVWWIREAVKAHGVTMAPDRSMIARLAVVGLDLFLRTAALRASFTMSVAVAARLGDIELAAHEVIYQLMFFLALVLDAVAIAGQAMIGRFLGANELPQARAAGRRMIEWGLATGLAATIVLLITRPWLPLVFSSDEAVLSLVGFLMLHLAFIQPVNGVVFALDGVLIGAGDMRFLAVAMAGAAAVFIPLALWVMAADAGIGWLWGAMWALMGARLIALLWRFAGSRWLVPGAVR; translated from the coding sequence ATGAAAGGGCTATTGGGCTTGCACAAGTCGCCCTATGACCGGGAGATCGCCCGGTTGGCGATTCCCGCCCTGGGCGCGCTGATCGCCGAGCCGCTCTACACCCTGGCCGACACCGCAGTGGTGGGGCGCCTGGGCACCCCTCATTTGGGCGGGCTGGCGGTGGCCTCGCAGGTGCTGTTGGGGGCGCTGTCTCTGTTCATCTTCTTGGCCTACGGGACCACCGCCGCGGTGGGGCGGCTGATCGGCGCGGGAGACCATTACCGGGCCGCCCAGCAAGCGGTGCAGGGACTATGGCTGGCCGCTGCGGTCGGCGCGGTATTGGCCGCCGCGGCCTATGTCTTCGCCGACCCCCTGCTGAGAATCCTCGGAGCAGACGGCGAGGTGCTGGCCCAGGGTCGGATATATCTGCGCATCAGCCTCTTCGGTCTGCCGGGCATGCTCATCACGCTGGCCGGGGTGGGCTATCTGCGAGGGCTGCAAGACACGCTGCGCCCGCTCAAGGTGGCGGTATTCACTGCCGGGCTGAACCTCGCGCTGGAGTTGGTGCTGATCTACGGACTCGGATTCGGCATTGGCGCCTCGGCGTTATCCACCGTTGTCGCCCAATGGCTCGCCGCCGGGGCCTACGTGTGGTGGATCCGGGAGGCTGTGAAGGCCCATGGAGTGACCATGGCTCCTGACCGCTCGATGATCGCCCGCCTGGCCGTCGTCGGTTTGGACCTGTTCCTGCGGACCGCGGCTCTGCGGGCCTCGTTCACCATGTCGGTGGCCGTGGCCGCCCGATTGGGCGACATCGAATTGGCCGCCCATGAGGTGATCTACCAGCTCATGTTCTTCTTGGCCCTGGTGCTGGACGCGGTGGCTATTGCCGGACAAGCCATGATCGGCCGCTTTCTGGGAGCCAACGAGTTGCCCCAAGCCCGGGCCGCGGGCCGTCGCATGATCGAGTGGGGGTTGGCGACCGGATTGGCCGCCACCATTGTGTTGCTGATCACCAGGCCGTGGCTCCCGCTGGTGTTCTCCAGCGATGAGGCGGTGCTGTCCCTGGTCGGCTTCCTGATGCTGCATTTGGCGTTCATCCAGCCGGTGAACGGGGTGGTGTTCGCCCTCGACGGCGTGCTGATCGGCGCCGGCGACATGCGATTCCTGGCCGTGGCCATGGCCGGCGCCGCGGCAGTGTTCATCCCCTTGGCCCTGTGGGTGATGGCCGCCGACGCGGGCATCGGCTGGCTGTGGGGGGCCATGTGGGCCCTTATGGGCGCCCGCCTGATCGCCCTGCTCTGGCGATTCGCCGGCTCCCGCTGGCTGGTTCCCGGCGCCGTCCGCTGA
- the ilvD gene encoding dihydroxy-acid dehydratase, with translation MSDMKPRSHEVTSGAERAPARAMLRAVGMTDDDWDKPQVGVASSWNEVTPCNLPLDRLAKRAKQGVRDAGGFPIEFNTIAVSDGISMGHEGMRASLVSREIITDSVEAVMHAERLDAFVSFAGCDKSLPGMLMAAARLNLPSVFVYGGSILPGQHNGKVLDIVSVFEAVGAHAVGDIDDEELDAIERNACPTEGSCAGMFTANTMASIGEALGMSLPGSASAAAVDRRRDDYSYASGTAVIGLLRDNIRPRTIMSKGAFENAIAVTMALGGSTNAVLHLLAIAWEADVELALDDFNKVAARVPHLADTKPHGQYHMADIDRIGGVPVVMKMLLDEGLLHGDEITVTGKTMAENLALLNPPGPDGDVIHGLDDPLHDVGGIAVLTGSLAPNGAVLKVAGIDFDHFEGRARVFDGEDTAMDAVLNGRIESGDIVVIRYEGPKGGPGMREMLAITGAMKGAGRGGDAALVTDGRFSGGTHGFCVGHVAPEATEGGPIALVAEGDRIRIDVREHSIDLLVDEATLAERQANWKPPEPRYTKGVLAKYARLAQGAEKGAITEA, from the coding sequence ATGAGCGACATGAAGCCACGTTCACATGAGGTCACTTCTGGGGCTGAGCGGGCCCCGGCGAGGGCCATGCTGCGGGCAGTGGGCATGACCGACGACGACTGGGACAAGCCCCAGGTGGGGGTGGCGTCGTCGTGGAACGAGGTGACCCCCTGCAATCTGCCGCTGGACCGCTTGGCCAAGCGGGCCAAACAGGGCGTGCGCGACGCCGGCGGTTTCCCCATCGAGTTCAACACCATCGCGGTGTCCGACGGCATCTCCATGGGCCACGAGGGGATGCGGGCCTCGTTGGTGAGTCGGGAGATCATTACCGACTCGGTGGAGGCAGTGATGCACGCCGAGCGCCTGGACGCATTTGTGAGCTTCGCGGGTTGCGACAAGTCGCTTCCCGGCATGCTTATGGCCGCCGCTCGGCTCAATCTGCCGTCGGTGTTCGTGTATGGCGGGTCCATCCTCCCTGGACAGCACAACGGCAAGGTGCTCGACATCGTGAGCGTGTTCGAGGCGGTGGGCGCCCACGCGGTGGGCGACATCGACGATGAAGAGCTCGATGCCATCGAGCGCAATGCGTGCCCAACCGAGGGTTCCTGCGCGGGGATGTTCACGGCCAACACCATGGCCTCGATCGGGGAGGCGCTGGGCATGTCGCTGCCGGGTAGCGCTTCGGCCGCTGCCGTTGACCGCCGTCGCGACGACTACAGCTATGCCAGCGGCACCGCGGTGATCGGGCTCCTGCGAGACAACATCCGTCCCCGCACCATCATGTCCAAGGGGGCCTTCGAGAACGCCATCGCGGTGACCATGGCCTTGGGCGGATCGACCAACGCAGTGCTGCACCTGCTGGCCATCGCCTGGGAGGCCGATGTGGAGCTGGCGCTTGACGACTTCAACAAGGTGGCGGCCCGGGTTCCCCATCTGGCCGACACCAAGCCCCACGGGCAGTACCACATGGCCGACATCGACCGCATTGGCGGCGTTCCCGTAGTGATGAAGATGCTGCTGGACGAGGGCCTGCTGCACGGCGATGAGATCACCGTCACGGGCAAGACCATGGCCGAGAACCTTGCCCTGCTAAACCCGCCCGGACCGGACGGAGATGTGATTCATGGTCTGGACGACCCGCTTCACGATGTAGGCGGAATAGCAGTGCTAACCGGGTCTCTGGCCCCCAACGGAGCGGTGCTGAAGGTGGCCGGCATCGACTTCGACCATTTCGAGGGCCGGGCCCGGGTGTTCGATGGGGAAGACACGGCCATGGACGCGGTGCTGAACGGGCGCATCGAATCCGGCGACATCGTGGTGATCCGCTACGAAGGCCCCAAGGGCGGTCCCGGCATGAGGGAGATGCTGGCCATTACCGGCGCTATGAAGGGCGCGGGCCGCGGCGGAGACGCTGCACTGGTTACCGACGGCCGATTCTCGGGGGGCACCCACGGGTTCTGCGTGGGCCACGTGGCCCCTGAGGCCACCGAAGGCGGGCCGATTGCCCTGGTGGCCGAGGGCGATCGGATTCGAATAGACGTTCGGGAGCATTCCATCGACCTGCTGGTAGACGAGGCTACTCTGGCCGAGCGCCAGGCTAACTGGAAGCCGCCTGAACCCCGCTACACCAAAGGCGTGCTGGCCAAGTACGCCCGCTTGGCCCAGGGAGCCGAAAAGGGCGCCATCACCGAGGCCTGA
- the ilvB gene encoding biosynthetic-type acetolactate synthase large subunit translates to MKMNGGQALMKALENEGVDILFGLPGGAILPVYDPLIDSSIRHVLVRHEQGAGHMAEGYAHATGRPGVAMVTSGPAATNIVTPLCDAYMDSIPMVVVTGQVPYAAIGTDAFQECDTTGITMSVTKHNYLVTEAADIPQVIHDAFYIATTGRPGPVLVDIPKDIVDPNNPRSAMEWYAPDSHDLPGYLPNIAGDAELIRQAAKLICEAERPILYTGGGILKSRGAEALLELAEMTGIHVVTTLMNRGGFPDDHPLCLGMPGMHGNYTAVTAMQEADLLIALGARFDDRVTGKVGEFAPLAKVIHVDIDSAELGKVRRPDVAIQGDCRVVTEELVKALKEMGGSEAQPDRNAWRSRISGWQERFPLTYEQSKGDDLLKPQYVLEQLRDSTPTDTIVASGVGQHQMWTSQYWKFNHPYTWVNSGGLGTMGFAIPAAIGAKAGRPDRMVWAVDGDGCFQMTAQELVTAATEGFPIKVALINNAYLGMVRQWQEMFYEERYSEVYLTRDVPDYKLWAEALGCVGLRVESPEEVGPAIEQANEIDDKPVVVEFRCEAEENVFPMVPAGMSNSDVVVDPSQRDRPR, encoded by the coding sequence ATGAAAATGAACGGCGGACAAGCCCTGATGAAGGCCCTCGAGAACGAGGGCGTGGACATCTTGTTCGGGCTGCCCGGCGGGGCCATCCTGCCGGTGTATGACCCGCTGATCGACTCCTCCATCCGCCATGTGCTGGTGCGCCACGAGCAGGGCGCCGGCCACATGGCCGAGGGGTACGCCCACGCCACCGGCCGCCCCGGAGTGGCCATGGTCACCTCAGGCCCAGCGGCCACCAACATCGTCACCCCGCTGTGCGATGCGTATATGGACTCCATCCCCATGGTGGTGGTGACCGGCCAGGTTCCCTACGCCGCCATCGGCACCGACGCCTTCCAGGAGTGTGACACCACCGGCATCACCATGTCGGTGACCAAGCACAACTACCTGGTGACCGAGGCGGCCGACATCCCCCAGGTGATCCACGACGCCTTCTACATTGCCACCACCGGCCGGCCCGGACCCGTGCTGGTGGACATCCCCAAGGACATAGTCGACCCCAACAATCCCCGTTCGGCGATGGAGTGGTACGCCCCCGACAGTCACGACCTGCCCGGCTACCTCCCGAACATCGCGGGCGATGCCGAGCTGATCCGCCAGGCGGCCAAGCTCATCTGCGAGGCCGAGCGTCCGATCCTCTACACCGGGGGCGGCATCTTGAAGTCGCGGGGTGCGGAGGCCCTGTTGGAGCTGGCCGAGATGACCGGCATCCACGTTGTCACCACGCTGATGAACCGGGGAGGCTTCCCCGACGACCATCCGCTGTGTTTGGGCATGCCCGGTATGCACGGCAACTACACCGCGGTCACCGCCATGCAGGAGGCCGACCTGCTCATCGCGCTGGGCGCCCGTTTCGACGACCGGGTCACCGGCAAAGTGGGCGAGTTCGCCCCCTTGGCCAAGGTCATCCATGTGGATATCGACAGCGCCGAGTTGGGCAAGGTTCGCCGTCCTGACGTGGCCATTCAAGGCGATTGCCGGGTGGTCACCGAAGAGCTGGTCAAAGCGCTCAAGGAGATGGGGGGCAGCGAGGCCCAGCCCGACCGCAATGCCTGGCGGTCCCGCATCAGCGGCTGGCAGGAGCGGTTTCCCCTGACCTATGAGCAGTCCAAGGGCGACGATCTGCTGAAGCCTCAATACGTGTTGGAGCAGCTCCGGGATTCCACTCCGACCGACACCATCGTGGCCTCGGGAGTGGGACAGCACCAGATGTGGACCAGTCAATATTGGAAGTTCAACCACCCCTACACCTGGGTCAACTCGGGCGGCTTGGGCACGATGGGGTTCGCCATTCCCGCGGCTATCGGAGCCAAGGCGGGCCGACCGGACCGAATGGTGTGGGCGGTGGACGGCGACGGCTGCTTCCAGATGACCGCTCAAGAGCTGGTCACCGCGGCCACCGAGGGGTTTCCCATCAAGGTGGCTCTGATCAACAACGCCTATTTGGGGATGGTCCGCCAGTGGCAGGAGATGTTCTACGAAGAGCGCTATTCCGAGGTGTACCTGACCCGCGACGTGCCCGACTACAAGCTGTGGGCCGAGGCCCTGGGATGCGTCGGGCTTCGGGTGGAGTCACCCGAAGAGGTTGGCCCGGCCATCGAACAGGCCAATGAGATCGACGACAAGCCGGTGGTAGTGGAGTTCCGGTGCGAGGCTGAGGAGAACGTCTTCCCCATGGTTCCAGCGGGCATGTCCAACAGCGACGTCGTGGTCGACCCCTCCCAGCGGGACCGGCCCCGATGA
- the ilvN gene encoding acetolactate synthase small subunit, whose protein sequence is MNPVPGSDGGGTTTLVVHVENKAGVLARVAGLFARRGFNIESLAVAPTVDERFSRLTIVVGVDAAPMEQVVKQLDKLVNVVDIQELNPAASVERELMMVTVRADSEIRGQILDLVRIFQATVLNVGYDEIMVSLTGSPSRVDDFEDLLRPYGIVDVQRTGKVALSKLVKNAPDPLGP, encoded by the coding sequence ATGAACCCAGTCCCCGGCTCTGACGGCGGAGGCACCACCACCCTGGTGGTGCACGTTGAGAACAAAGCCGGCGTGCTGGCCCGGGTGGCCGGGCTGTTCGCCCGCCGGGGCTTCAACATCGAGTCGCTGGCCGTGGCCCCCACCGTCGACGAGCGGTTCAGCCGTCTCACCATCGTGGTCGGGGTGGACGCCGCGCCGATGGAGCAGGTGGTCAAGCAGCTGGACAAGCTGGTCAACGTGGTGGATATCCAGGAGCTGAATCCCGCCGCCAGCGTTGAGCGAGAGCTGATGATGGTCACCGTCCGGGCCGATTCCGAGATTCGGGGTCAGATCCTGGATCTGGTGCGCATCTTCCAGGCCACCGTGCTCAATGTGGGTTACGACGAGATCATGGTGTCTCTTACCGGATCGCCCAGCCGAGTGGATGATTTCGAAGACCTTCTGCGACCCTATGGGATTGTGGACGTGCAGCGCACCGGCAAGGTGGCTCTGTCCAAGCTGGTCAAGAACGCCCCCGACCCTCTGGGTCCCTGA
- the ilvC gene encoding ketol-acid reductoisomerase, which produces MATVLYENDVDRSHIADRKVAILGYGSQGHAHALNLKESGIDVRVGLREGSSSAAKAAEAGLRVMSMAEASAEADIVMLLLPDTEQSDIYQAHIEPHLQPGDALFFAHGFNVRFDLIAAPEGVDVAMVAPKGPGHLVRRTYVEGGGVPCLIAVGQDASGNARDLALAYADAIGGARAGVIETTFAEECETDLFGEQVVLCGGLTSLVTAAFETLCEAGYQPEVAYFECLHELKLIVDLMYEEGIGGMRYSISDTAEYGDLSRGDRIINEDTRAEMKRILNEIQNGSFAEEWMSESRSGRPNFLRLEAEGQKHPIEQVGAELRAMMPWISEGRQSVQAVSGGQGKE; this is translated from the coding sequence ATGGCAACCGTGTTGTATGAGAATGACGTCGACCGCTCTCACATCGCCGATCGAAAGGTGGCGATCCTGGGGTACGGGTCGCAAGGCCACGCCCACGCCCTGAATCTGAAGGAGTCGGGGATCGACGTGCGAGTCGGGCTGCGGGAGGGTTCGTCGTCGGCAGCCAAGGCCGCCGAAGCGGGGTTGCGAGTGATGTCGATGGCTGAGGCATCGGCCGAGGCTGACATCGTCATGCTGCTTCTGCCCGACACCGAGCAGTCCGACATCTACCAGGCCCACATCGAGCCCCACCTCCAGCCCGGCGACGCCCTGTTCTTCGCCCATGGATTCAACGTGCGATTCGACCTGATCGCAGCTCCCGAGGGCGTGGATGTGGCCATGGTGGCCCCCAAGGGCCCCGGCCATCTGGTGCGGCGCACCTATGTCGAAGGCGGCGGCGTGCCCTGTCTGATCGCGGTGGGCCAAGACGCCTCCGGAAATGCCCGGGACCTGGCCTTGGCCTACGCCGACGCCATCGGCGGCGCCCGCGCCGGGGTAATCGAAACCACCTTTGCTGAGGAGTGCGAGACCGACCTGTTCGGCGAGCAGGTGGTGCTGTGCGGCGGACTCACCTCGCTGGTGACCGCGGCATTCGAGACGCTGTGCGAGGCCGGATACCAGCCCGAGGTGGCCTACTTCGAGTGTCTCCATGAGCTGAAGCTCATCGTCGACCTCATGTACGAGGAGGGAATCGGCGGGATGCGCTATTCCATCTCCGATACCGCCGAGTACGGAGACCTGAGCCGGGGCGACCGCATCATCAACGAGGACACCCGGGCCGAGATGAAGAGGATCCTGAACGAGATCCAGAACGGATCGTTCGCCGAGGAGTGGATGAGCGAGAGCCGCAGCGGCCGGCCCAACTTCCTGCGTCTAGAAGCCGAGGGCCAAAAGCACCCCATCGAGCAGGTAGGGGCTGAGCTGCGGGCCATGATGCCCTGGATCTCCGAAGGCCGCCAGAGTGTCCAAGCTGTATCCGGAGGCCAGGGGAAGGAATAG
- a CDS encoding bifunctional o-acetylhomoserine/o-acetylserine sulfhydrylase, whose product MRQLRKEERRAVSENWGFETKQIHSGQEPDPATGSRAVPIYQTTSYVFRDTEHAAALFGLAEVGNIYTRIMNPTQMVLEARLSALEGGTETAIGIPGALAMASGQAAETLAILNLAESGDHVISSASLYGGTYNLLHYTLPKMGIEVSFIEDPDDLGAWKNAIQENTKVLYAETIGNPKNDCLDIEGVAAVGHAEGIPLMVDNTVPSPYLIRPLEHGADIVVHSMTKFIGGHGNSIGGVIIDGGTFDYGASGRFPNFTEPDPSYHGLAFWPALGNGSFIIKARVQLLRDIGAAISPQNAFYFLQGLETLSMRMERHCSNANAVVDYLEGHDQVESVQFGGLPSSPWHERMNHYTGGKGYGSVPAFHIKGGRDAGEKFVNALTLHSHVANIGDVRSLVIHPASTTHSQLTEEEQVSTGVYPGLVRLSVGLETVDDIIADLEQGFAAARG is encoded by the coding sequence ATCCGGCAACTCCGAAAGGAAGAGAGAAGAGCCGTGAGCGAAAACTGGGGCTTTGAGACCAAGCAGATCCACTCCGGGCAGGAACCCGATCCGGCCACCGGATCGCGGGCCGTGCCCATCTACCAGACCACCTCCTATGTGTTCCGCGACACCGAACACGCCGCTGCGCTGTTCGGTCTGGCTGAAGTGGGCAACATCTACACCCGGATCATGAATCCCACCCAGATGGTGCTGGAGGCCCGGCTCTCCGCGCTGGAAGGCGGCACCGAGACCGCCATTGGGATCCCCGGCGCGCTGGCCATGGCCTCAGGCCAGGCCGCGGAGACGCTGGCCATCTTGAACCTGGCCGAGTCGGGCGACCATGTGATTTCCTCTGCGTCGCTGTATGGCGGCACCTACAACCTTCTGCACTACACCCTGCCCAAGATGGGCATCGAGGTGTCGTTCATCGAGGACCCCGACGACCTGGGCGCTTGGAAGAACGCCATCCAGGAGAACACCAAGGTGCTCTACGCCGAGACAATCGGCAACCCCAAGAACGACTGCCTCGACATCGAGGGCGTCGCCGCGGTGGGCCACGCCGAGGGAATCCCGCTGATGGTGGACAACACGGTGCCGTCTCCCTATCTGATCCGCCCGCTGGAGCACGGGGCCGACATCGTGGTCCACTCCATGACCAAGTTCATCGGCGGCCACGGCAACTCCATCGGGGGAGTCATCATCGACGGCGGCACCTTCGACTACGGGGCCAGCGGTCGTTTCCCCAACTTCACCGAGCCCGACCCCAGCTACCACGGCCTGGCTTTCTGGCCGGCTTTGGGCAACGGTTCCTTCATCATCAAGGCCCGGGTGCAACTGCTTCGGGACATTGGCGCGGCCATCTCACCGCAGAATGCCTTCTACTTCCTCCAGGGCCTAGAAACGCTCAGCATGCGCATGGAGCGGCACTGCTCTAACGCCAACGCGGTGGTCGACTACTTGGAAGGCCACGACCAGGTGGAGTCTGTGCAATTCGGCGGCCTGCCGTCCAGCCCGTGGCACGAGCGGATGAATCACTACACCGGCGGCAAGGGCTACGGCTCGGTGCCCGCCTTCCACATCAAGGGCGGACGCGATGCCGGTGAGAAGTTCGTGAACGCTCTCACCCTGCACAGCCATGTGGCCAACATCGGCGATGTGCGCAGCCTGGTGATCCACCCGGCGTCCACCACCCACTCCCAGCTCACCGAGGAAGAGCAGGTCAGCACTGGGGTGTACCCCGGACTGGTGCGGCTCTCGGTCGGTTTGGAGACGGTGGACGACATCATCGCCGACTTGGAGCAGGGCTTCGCAGCTGCCCGCGGCTGA
- a CDS encoding ABC transporter substrate-binding protein, translated as MRLARFLKFATAPFALMLALALAVAGCKTPDLQGPLVSSPELATPTPTPEPQDTVVPGPTAEPIRSGISDEVVRIGVIADSSTGNPVTGGSEAAWLAMRAWAQAVNSSGGLGGRDVEVVLFDANVFDHRAAIQEACESDIFALVGSYALFDGDGADLLNDESCLLPDFPAAALSPARRSSPVTFVSNPTSNTVWQAGPAQFMSERFPAAAAAVGTVVLDVPAAFYRAQRDIEAATAGGLNFVFQATADVIDEDYDALASAMLEAQVLGITWSADRNRLMELLQARADLFEQLPTFDFPAPEEEPTTRPEVEPGDTSEAGSDETGEGEPTADSEVGPQEGEAEEEPTDGPTFVLCGADCYSQSWAAEVAKLGSDLWVSIGVLPFEEPGDNVELVRYVLFLREEVDEEAEVDLIGLSSWASALLFEEAVNRAMFTSGGGLTRELVIEAARTITEWDGRGLHGPTNPAEGIPSPCFLLMSPTPSGWIRRHPATPGTMDCDPDNLVELVESATLGIDPSRRDSAGLS; from the coding sequence GTGCGGCTCGCCCGCTTCCTCAAGTTTGCAACTGCGCCGTTCGCGTTGATGCTGGCGCTGGCCTTGGCCGTCGCGGGCTGCAAGACCCCCGATCTCCAGGGGCCGCTGGTGTCGTCGCCCGAACTGGCCACCCCCACTCCCACCCCCGAGCCTCAGGACACAGTGGTGCCCGGACCGACAGCCGAGCCGATTCGTTCCGGGATCAGCGATGAAGTGGTTCGCATCGGGGTAATCGCCGACAGCAGCACCGGCAACCCGGTTACCGGGGGGAGCGAAGCGGCATGGCTGGCCATGCGGGCCTGGGCCCAAGCGGTGAACAGCAGCGGCGGCCTGGGTGGCCGGGACGTGGAGGTCGTCCTTTTCGACGCCAACGTGTTCGACCACCGGGCCGCTATTCAAGAGGCCTGCGAGAGTGACATCTTCGCCTTGGTGGGGTCTTATGCCCTGTTCGACGGCGATGGAGCGGACCTCTTGAACGACGAGTCCTGCCTCTTGCCCGACTTCCCGGCTGCCGCACTGAGCCCGGCTCGGCGGTCTTCGCCGGTGACGTTTGTCTCCAATCCAACATCCAATACCGTTTGGCAGGCCGGTCCGGCCCAGTTCATGAGCGAACGTTTCCCGGCCGCCGCGGCCGCGGTGGGCACGGTGGTGCTGGACGTGCCGGCGGCGTTCTATCGGGCCCAGCGGGATATCGAGGCGGCCACTGCTGGAGGACTCAACTTTGTCTTTCAGGCCACGGCCGACGTGATCGATGAGGACTACGACGCGCTGGCCTCAGCCATGTTGGAAGCCCAGGTTCTGGGGATCACCTGGTCAGCCGACAGGAATCGGCTGATGGAACTGCTCCAGGCCCGGGCCGACCTTTTTGAGCAGCTGCCGACCTTCGATTTTCCTGCGCCCGAGGAAGAACCCACCACTCGGCCCGAAGTGGAGCCTGGCGATACTTCCGAAGCGGGCTCTGATGAGACGGGCGAAGGAGAGCCCACTGCCGATTCTGAAGTCGGGCCCCAGGAAGGGGAGGCAGAAGAGGAGCCCACGGATGGGCCAACCTTCGTCCTCTGCGGCGCCGACTGCTACTCGCAGAGTTGGGCGGCCGAAGTCGCCAAACTGGGGTCGGATCTTTGGGTGAGCATCGGGGTGCTTCCCTTTGAGGAGCCGGGCGACAACGTCGAGCTGGTGAGGTACGTGCTCTTCTTGAGAGAGGAAGTGGACGAGGAAGCCGAGGTGGACTTGATTGGCCTGTCCAGTTGGGCCTCAGCACTCTTGTTCGAAGAAGCGGTCAACCGGGCGATGTTCACCAGCGGCGGGGGACTGACCCGGGAGCTGGTGATTGAGGCGGCCCGCACCATAACCGAATGGGATGGCCGAGGCTTGCACGGGCCGACCAATCCTGCCGAGGGTATCCCGTCGCCATGCTTCCTGCTGATGAGCCCCACCCCCAGTGGCTGGATCCGCCGCCACCCCGCCACCCCGGGCACCATGGACTGCGATCCCGACAACTTGGTGGAGCTGGTGGAATCGGCCACCCTAGGGATCGACCCCAGCCGCCGCGATTCAGCCGGCTTGTCGTAG